Sequence from the Microbulbifer pacificus genome:
GTTCTTCTTCAACATCTTTATTTTCTTTGCGCGGAAAAGGATCGCCTTTAAAATAAACAAACCCATTGTCTTCTAAATCTTTGAAGTCATGGACAACGACATATCGCTTAGGTTTAGCCTCTTCCTTCGTTTCGTTGTTTTCCTCTTCTGCAGATGTATCAGGTTCGCTTGACTTTTTTCCCTGCTCTCCATTCAAGAGTTTAAGAAGCTCGTCCTGTTTCATGTTGCTTTTATACTCAATATTTTTTTCTTCCAACTGCTTTTTGATTTCTGGAATTGTTAGTTTACTCATATTAAGCTCCCTCCGGTTCTGTTGGTGTGCCTGCATCAGGGTGTGGTACACCAAAAATCTTTATGAATAAAGCATCCCGATTTGTCGTTTCTCCTGGTTCATCATACGCAAATAACGCTGACTTTTCTTCGTCGAATCCTTCAACAGTTCGATCCATAAATTGTGCTGCTATTTCCTCAGAAGAAAATTCGGTGCTTTCTCCTTTTGAATTGGCTGTCACATTTGGACGTGTAAACATCCCTTTTGGTAATCCAACATATTCGCGGGATCCATCCTGGAATGTCTTCGTGAAGATAACACCTACATATGGTGGGCTATCGTTGCTACTTGTTGCTGTAATACCTTCTATCACTTCCCACCCAAGCAATTTTTGTTTATCTTCCAGCGGTATCTTATGAAATCCTGCAGTTATAGAAATGTCTCCACTATTAATCGCCATTTCAGCAGTAATGTTATCGCCATGTGCTCTCACCGGTTCCTGTGGCATTTCAACAGTTATGGTCTGCAAGAATTTTACTCTTTCCACTGTTTCTGCAACAGTACCATCACCGATTATTCCATAGTAAAATCCATCTACACCTGTAGA
This genomic interval carries:
- a CDS encoding major tail protein, with the translated sequence MPEKNYKSSTGVDGFYYGIIGDGTVAETVERVKFLQTITVEMPQEPVRAHGDNITAEMAINSGDISITAGFHKIPLEDKQKLLGWEVIEGITATSSNDSPPYVGVIFTKTFQDGSREYVGLPKGMFTRPNVTANSKGESTEFSSEEIAAQFMDRTVEGFDEEKSALFAYDEPGETTNRDALFIKIFGVPHPDAGTPTEPEGA